A stretch of the Nicotiana tabacum cultivar K326 chromosome 6, ASM71507v2, whole genome shotgun sequence genome encodes the following:
- the LOC142181820 gene encoding uncharacterized protein LOC142181820: MAKDSELWDVICDGPFVPTKNLGDPTVPIPKMRKGFLCVVLAVINITRYQLGNQQKRSERLFRQLTREQLRMKDDESIQDIHTQFTSIIKELHSLGESIQRNKLVRKILNVLPSSWESKVNTITEAKDL; encoded by the exons ATGGCCAAAGACTCTGAGTTATGGGATGTAATATGTGATGGACCTTTTGTCCCTACAAAGAACCTTGGTGATCCAACTGTACCCATTCCCAAGATGAGGAAAGGATTCTTGTGTGTGGTATTGGCCGTGATCAATATAACAAGATATCAGCTTGGCAATCAGCAAAAGAGATCTGAAAGGCTCTTCAGACAGCTCACGAGGGAACAACTCAG aatgaaagatgatgaatccATCCAAGATATTCATACTCAATTCACCTCCATCATAAAGGAGCTTCACTCTCTTGGTGAAAGTATTCAAAGAAACAAGCTTGTCAGAAAAATCCTTAATGTATTgcccagttcttgggaaagcaaagttAACACCATTACAGAGGCTAAGGACTTGTAG